In Notamacropus eugenii isolate mMacEug1 chromosome 1, mMacEug1.pri_v2, whole genome shotgun sequence, one genomic interval encodes:
- the MATR3 gene encoding matrin-3 isoform X3: MGDPFMLQQSTNPAPGILGPPPPSFHLGGPPVGPRGNMGAGNGNMQGPRHMQKGRMETSRVVHIMDFQRGKNLRYQLLQLVEPFGVISNHLILNKINEAFIEMSTTEDAQAAVDYYTTTPALVFGKPVRVHLSQKYKRIKKPEGGKPDQKFEQKPELGRVIHLSNLPHSGYSDSAVIKLAEPYGKIKNYILMRMKSQAFIEMETREDAMAMVEHCAKKALWFQGRYVKVDLSEKYKKLVLRIPNRGIDLLKKDKSRKRSYSPDGKDSPSDKKSKTDGSQKSDSGAEGKEQEEKQSEDADKDIKDEQAEQEPGLLLESEDELLVDEEEAAALLESGSSVGDETDLANLGDVAADIKKEPSEKALKKMEMSLGSSAAAKKKLKKVDKMEELDQENDGSLENGIKNEDSTEPGGAESAENLEGMDPNQETSENTDGESEIKREDIPDEYRIGPYQPNVPVGVDYVIPKTGFYCKLCSLFYTNEEVAKNTHCSSLPHYQKLKKFLNKLAEDRRQKKEA, from the exons AT GGGTGATCCATTCATGTTGCAGCAATCTACAAACCCTGCACCAGGAATTTTGGGACCCCCTCCTCCCTCATTCCATCTTGGGGGACCACCTGTTGGACCAAGAGGAAATATGG GTGCCGGAAATGGAAATATGCAAGGACCAAGACACATGCAAAAAGGCAGAATG gAAACTAGCAGAGTTGTTCACATTATGGATTTTCAGCGGGGGAAAAACTTGAGATACCAACTTTTGCAGCTGGTTGAACCATTTGGAGTAATTTCAAATCATCTGATCTTAAATAAAATCAACGAG GCATTCATTGAAATGTCTACCACAGAAGATGCTCAGGCTGCAGTGGACTATTACACAACCACACCAGCTCTAGTATTTGGCAAACCAGTAAGAGTTCATTTGTCCCAGAAGTATAAAAGAATAAAG aaaccTGAGGGTGGGAAACCTGATCAGAAATTTGAACAGAAGCCTGAGCTTGGACGGGTGATCCATCTCAGCAACTTGCCCCATTCTGGCTATTCTGACAGTGCCGTCATCAAACTTGCTGAGCCGTATGGAAAGATAAAGAATTACATATTGATGAGGATGAAGAGCCAG GCTTTCATAGAAATGGAGACCCGAGAGGATGCCATGGCTATGGTTGAACACTGTGCAAAAAAGGCACTGTGGTTCCAGGGCCGATACGTGAAGGTTGACTTATCTGAGAAATACAAAAAATTGGTTTTGCGG ATTCCCAACCGAGGAATTGATCTGTTAAAGAAAGATAAATCTCG aAAGAGATCTTACTCTCCAGATGGCAAAGACTCTCCAAGTGATAAGAAGTCCAAGACTGATGGCAGCCAGAAGAGTGATAGTGGAGCTGAAGGAAAAGAACAGGAAGAGAAACAAAGTGAAGATGCTGATAAAGACATAAAAGATGAACAGGCAGAGCAAGAACCTGGTTTGCTTCTTGAATCTGAAGATGAGCTACTTGTAGATGAAGAAGAAGCAGCTGCACTGCTAGAAAGTGGCAGCTCAGTGGGAGATGAAACTGACCTTGCTAATTTAGGTGATGTGGCTGCTGATATTAAGAAAGAACCTTCAGAAAAAgctttgaaaaaaatggaaatgagtcTCGGTTCTTCAGCAGCAGcaaagaaaaaactcaaaaag GTGGACAAGATGGAGGAACTTGATCAGGAGAATGATGGATCGTTggaaaatggaattaaaaatgAAGACAGTACAGAGCCCGGAGGTGCCGAATCTGCCGAGAACCTTGAGGGAATGGATCCGAACCAAGAGACAAGTGAAAATACAGATGGTGAAAGTGAAATTAAAAGGGAGGATATCCCAGATGAGTATAGAATTGGACCATATCAACCCAATGTTCCTGTTG GCGTGGACTATGTGATACCCAAGACAGGATTTTACTGTAAACTCTGTTCACTCTTCTACACAAATGAGGAAGTTGCAAAAAATACTCACTGCAGCAGCTTGCCTCATTATCAGAAATTAAAG aaatttCTGAATAAATTGGCAGAAGATCGCAGGCAAAAGAAAGAAGCTTAA
- the MATR3 gene encoding matrin-3 isoform X4 — translation MGDPFMLQQSTNPAPGILGPPPPSFHLGGPPVGPRGNMGAGNGNMQGPRHMQKGRMETSRVVHIMDFQRGKNLRYQLLQLVEPFGVISNHLILNKINEAFIEMSTTEDAQAAVDYYTTTPALVFGKPVRVHLSQKYKRIKKPEGGKPDQKFEQKPELGRVIHLSNLPHSGYSDSAVIKLAEPYGKIKNYILMRMKSQAFIEMETREDAMAMVEHCAKKALWFQGRYVKVDLSEKYKKLVLRIPNRGIDLLKKDKSRKRSYSPDGKDSPSDKKSKTDGSQKSDSGAEGKEQEEKQSEDADKDIKDEQAEQEPGLLLESEDELLVDEEEAAALLESGSSVGDETDLANLGDVAADIKKEPSEKALKKMEMSLGSSAAAKKKLKKRRFPGSMEGFVTLDEVGDEEDSELQKLRKSGMAIKSGDKNDDSLVEIKVDKMEELDQENDGSLENGIKNEDSTEPGGAESAENLEGMDPNQETSENTDGESEIKREDIPDEYRIGPYQPNVPVGVDYVIPKTGFYCKLCSLFYTNEEVAKNTHCSSLPHYQKLKKFLNKLAEDRRQKKEA, via the exons AT GGGTGATCCATTCATGTTGCAGCAATCTACAAACCCTGCACCAGGAATTTTGGGACCCCCTCCTCCCTCATTCCATCTTGGGGGACCACCTGTTGGACCAAGAGGAAATATGG GTGCCGGAAATGGAAATATGCAAGGACCAAGACACATGCAAAAAGGCAGAATG gAAACTAGCAGAGTTGTTCACATTATGGATTTTCAGCGGGGGAAAAACTTGAGATACCAACTTTTGCAGCTGGTTGAACCATTTGGAGTAATTTCAAATCATCTGATCTTAAATAAAATCAACGAG GCATTCATTGAAATGTCTACCACAGAAGATGCTCAGGCTGCAGTGGACTATTACACAACCACACCAGCTCTAGTATTTGGCAAACCAGTAAGAGTTCATTTGTCCCAGAAGTATAAAAGAATAAAG aaaccTGAGGGTGGGAAACCTGATCAGAAATTTGAACAGAAGCCTGAGCTTGGACGGGTGATCCATCTCAGCAACTTGCCCCATTCTGGCTATTCTGACAGTGCCGTCATCAAACTTGCTGAGCCGTATGGAAAGATAAAGAATTACATATTGATGAGGATGAAGAGCCAG GCTTTCATAGAAATGGAGACCCGAGAGGATGCCATGGCTATGGTTGAACACTGTGCAAAAAAGGCACTGTGGTTCCAGGGCCGATACGTGAAGGTTGACTTATCTGAGAAATACAAAAAATTGGTTTTGCGG ATTCCCAACCGAGGAATTGATCTGTTAAAGAAAGATAAATCTCG aAAGAGATCTTACTCTCCAGATGGCAAAGACTCTCCAAGTGATAAGAAGTCCAAGACTGATGGCAGCCAGAAGAGTGATAGTGGAGCTGAAGGAAAAGAACAGGAAGAGAAACAAAGTGAAGATGCTGATAAAGACATAAAAGATGAACAGGCAGAGCAAGAACCTGGTTTGCTTCTTGAATCTGAAGATGAGCTACTTGTAGATGAAGAAGAAGCAGCTGCACTGCTAGAAAGTGGCAGCTCAGTGGGAGATGAAACTGACCTTGCTAATTTAGGTGATGTGGCTGCTGATATTAAGAAAGAACCTTCAGAAAAAgctttgaaaaaaatggaaatgagtcTCGGTTCTTCAGCAGCAGcaaagaaaaaactcaaaaag CGTCGCTTTCCAGGGAGTATGGAAGGTTTTGTCACTCTAGATGAggttggtgatgaggaagattcGGAACTTCAGAAACTTCGTAAATCGGGAATGGCAATTAAATCTGGTGACAAAAATGACGATAGTTTGGTTGAAATTAAGGTGGACAAGATGGAGGAACTTGATCAGGAGAATGATGGATCGTTggaaaatggaattaaaaatgAAGACAGTACAGAGCCCGGAGGTGCCGAATCTGCCGAGAACCTTGAGGGAATGGATCCGAACCAAGAGACAAGTGAAAATACAGATGGTGAAAGTGAAATTAAAAGGGAGGATATCCCAGATGAGTATAGAATTGGACCATATCAACCCAATGTTCCTGTTG GCGTGGACTATGTGATACCCAAGACAGGATTTTACTGTAAACTCTGTTCACTCTTCTACACAAATGAGGAAGTTGCAAAAAATACTCACTGCAGCAGCTTGCCTCATTATCAGAAATTAAAG aaatttCTGAATAAATTGGCAGAAGATCGCAGGCAAAAGAAAGAAGCTTAA
- the PAIP2 gene encoding polyadenylate-binding protein-interacting protein 2 isoform X1, with protein MKDPSRSSTSPSIINEDVIINGHSHEDDNPFAEYMWMENEEEFNRQIEEELWEEEFIERCFQEMLEEEEEHEWFIPARDLPQTMDQIQDQFNDLVISDSSSLEDLVPLWNSLPVSETSFAAVAWSLSLSTIPKGY; from the exons ATGAAAGATCCAAGTCGCAGCAGTACTAGCCCAAGCATCATCAATGAAGATGTGATTATTAATGGTCATTCTCATGAAGATGATAATCCATTTGCTGAGTACATGTggatggaaaatgaagaggaattcaacagacag ATTGAAGAGGAATTGTGGGAAGAAGAATTTATTGAACGCTGTTTCCAGGAAATgctggaagaggaagaagaacatgAGTGGTTCATTCCAGCTCGAGACCTCCCACAAACTATGGACCAAATCCAGGACCAGTTTAATGACCTTGTCATCAGTGACAGTTCTTCTCTGGAGGATCTTGTg CCACTGTGGAATTCACTCCCAGTCTCTGAAACATCATTTGCAGCTGTTGCTTGGTCACTGAGCTTGAGTACTATTCCGAAGGGCTACTAG